The Tepidibacter aestuarii genome contains a region encoding:
- the mobA gene encoding molybdenum cofactor guanylyltransferase: MSKFKTAVILAGGKSSRMKFDKQFLKINGVRLIDYLIDKLKLEFEEIIIVTNKKEFYKNCKVKIVSDEIKDKGPLGGIHRGLKEASSEYVYFIACDMPTINLDYIRYMKSMIKDADACVTKSQNHIEPLNSFYNKRIVKDIEKYIYEDKRSLFLFISNINTIYIKEDKARGFSPNWDMFRNLNTQEDLTTDNNWSL, from the coding sequence ATGAGCAAATTTAAAACCGCAGTAATACTAGCGGGTGGAAAAAGCTCTAGGATGAAATTTGACAAGCAGTTTTTGAAAATAAATGGTGTAAGGTTAATAGATTATTTAATAGATAAATTGAAGTTAGAGTTTGAAGAAATAATAATAGTAACTAATAAAAAAGAGTTTTACAAAAATTGTAAAGTTAAAATAGTAAGTGATGAAATCAAAGATAAAGGGCCTTTAGGGGGGATACATAGAGGTCTAAAAGAAGCTTCTAGTGAATATGTATATTTTATAGCTTGTGATATGCCTACTATAAATTTAGATTATATAAGATATATGAAAAGTATGATAAAAGATGCTGATGCATGTGTAACAAAATCTCAAAATCATATAGAGCCACTTAATTCTTTTTATAATAAAAGAATAGTCAAAGATATTGAAAAATATATTTATGAAGATAAAAGATCTTTGTTCTTATTTATAAGTAATATAAATACTATATATATTAAGGAAGATAAAGCGAGAGGCTTTAGCCCTAACTGGGACATGTTTAGAAATTTGAATACACAAGAAGATTTAACGACTGATAACAATTGGAGCCTATAA
- a CDS encoding MogA/MoaB family molybdenum cofactor biosynthesis protein: MFNVGIITASDKGYIGEREDESGKLIEDIVTKNGYTVGKYVILPDKEDALFNEMVHMSDDLNVDLILTTGGTGFSKRDVTPEATRKAVDRLAPGISEAMRYYSLSITKRAMLSRGVSGIRNETLIINLPGSPKAVNESLEYIIDSIHHGLEILKGKTGECARK; this comes from the coding sequence ATGTTTAATGTAGGTATAATTACTGCGAGCGATAAGGGGTACATAGGAGAAAGAGAAGATGAAAGTGGAAAGCTAATAGAGGATATAGTTACTAAAAATGGATATACAGTTGGGAAGTATGTAATTCTTCCTGATAAAGAAGATGCTCTTTTTAATGAAATGGTACATATGAGTGATGATCTCAATGTAGACTTAATCCTTACGACTGGTGGAACTGGATTTAGCAAAAGAGATGTTACTCCAGAGGCTACACGTAAAGCTGTAGATAGATTAGCTCCTGGGATATCAGAGGCTATGAGATATTATAGTCTTTCAATAACTAAGAGAGCTATGTTATCAAGAGGGGTAAGTGGTATAAGAAATGAAACTCTTATAATAAATTTACCTGGAAGCCCTAAGGCTGTTAATGAATCTCTTGAATACATTATAGATAGTATTCATCATGGACTTGAAATACTTAAAGGAAAAACAGGTGAATGTGCTAGAAAATAG
- a CDS encoding MerR family transcriptional regulator has translation MCKKYTIKEISNTLNISSNKIRFYEEKGLIHPIRTNNNYRIYSEEDLAKLQLILTYRTLNISIEDIKNLMKKCSKDNMINHFYKQWKIINDEMQKIRTIKTSLEDIMDSIYESDKNNYTDYIIESVKKLNHINNLKNNWSDRWNFDDWSKSYDEFVKKDNTILQIYKNYDKVLHEVFVKSTKNLKISSKFLEIGVGTGNLSKVFLDENYDITGIDQSREMLNTAKQKFPELKLRLGEFLKIPFENNIFDSIVSTYAFHHLNDEEKIIAIQEMLRVLKSDGKIIIGDLMFENELSKNEIFKTLSRDQVNEIEDEYYSNIEFLKIEFEKYNKYINYTKIDKLNYIVEVCSN, from the coding sequence ATGTGTAAAAAATATACGATAAAAGAAATATCTAACACTTTAAATATATCAAGTAACAAGATAAGATTTTATGAAGAAAAAGGATTGATACATCCAATTAGAACTAATAATAACTACAGAATCTACTCTGAAGAAGATTTGGCTAAATTGCAGTTGATATTAACATATAGAACTTTAAACATATCTATAGAAGATATTAAAAATTTAATGAAAAAATGTTCTAAAGATAATATGATAAATCATTTTTATAAACAATGGAAAATCATAAATGATGAAATGCAAAAAATAAGAACAATCAAAACATCTCTAGAAGATATAATGGACTCTATATACGAATCAGATAAAAATAATTATACAGATTACATAATAGAATCTGTTAAAAAGCTCAATCACATTAATAATCTAAAAAACAATTGGAGTGATAGATGGAATTTCGATGATTGGTCTAAATCATATGATGAATTTGTAAAAAAAGATAATACAATCCTTCAAATATATAAAAACTACGATAAAGTATTGCATGAAGTTTTTGTTAAAAGTACAAAGAATTTGAAAATCAGTTCTAAATTTCTTGAAATAGGGGTTGGAACAGGTAATCTATCTAAAGTATTCTTAGATGAAAATTATGATATTACAGGAATAGACCAATCAAGAGAAATGTTAAATACAGCAAAACAAAAATTTCCAGAGCTAAAACTAAGACTAGGCGAATTTCTAAAAATACCTTTTGAAAACAATATATTCGATTCAATTGTATCAACTTATGCCTTTCATCATTTAAATGATGAAGAAAAAATCATTGCAATTCAAGAAATGTTAAGAGTTCTTAAATCAGACGGAAAAATAATTATCGGAGATCTGATGTTTGAAAATGAATTGAGTAAAAATGAGATTTTTAAAACTCTATCAAGAGATCAAGTAAATGAAATTGAAGACGAGTATTATTCAAATATCGAATTTCTTAAAATTGAATTTGAAAAATATAATAAGTATATTAATTATACTAAGATAGATAAACTTAATTATATAGTTGAAGTATGTAGCAACTAA